A region of Bradysia coprophila strain Holo2 unplaced genomic scaffold, BU_Bcop_v1 contig_373, whole genome shotgun sequence DNA encodes the following proteins:
- the LOC119081967 gene encoding WD repeat-containing protein 74 has protein sequence MKIKTITTANIKNPAYNEKHQIFVGTHTGSFKRIDVFADTPHAQENLQSISSLNKQSRVTAMEWGDENEILVGRTNKFIKIYDASNNEFTSTIELDDGPIVGAGRFDGKIIAGLSGGKVQIFQQNQEFLQAGDHLSRMRQCKENRKLIATGGKGRQNNLKVWDLETKAKVFTSKNLPNDYLELEVPVWDSDIVFLDAHQLATCSRHGYLRVYDTRKQRRPVLEYVNPKEQIAYGCATVHENTLFVGSASGIVRAFDTRKMKTIVHTYKGFTGSVTDIVTDNSGKYLFTSCLDRFVRVHSVESTALQYQCYVKSKATQILMRTHDDQPDCVMLEDSNSNEADDNQQSDDDSNDETESEESGSDSEYEEMFQQMQTVDEEKQERPNKKRKTQESIKNSKISKKKK, from the exons atgaaaattaaaacgatCACAACTGCAAATATCAAAAATCCTGCCTACAATGAAAAACATCAAATATTCGTTGGCACACACACCGGCTCatttaaaa GAATCGATGTATTTGCCGACACCCCACATGCACAAGAGAATCTTCAATCAATCAGCTCGCTGAACAAACAATCTCGAGTCACCGCTATGGAGTGGGGCGATGAAAATGAGATACTCGTGGGTCGGACCAacaagttcatcaaaatttacgaTGCATCGAATAACGAATTTACCAGCACCATTGAATTGGACGATGGACCAATCGTTGGAGCGGGACGTTTTGATGGTAAAATAATAGCCGGACTCTCTGGGGGAAAAGTTCAAATATTCCAACAGAACCAGGAATTCCTTCAAGCTGGCGACCATCTGTCCCGAATGCGACAGTGCaaagaaaataggaaactGATTGCTACGGGCGGGAAAGGCAGACAAAACAACTTGAAAGTGTGGGACTTGGAAACGAAGGCGAAAGTTTTTACGTCGAAAAATCTGCCGAACGATTATCTGGAGCTGGAGGTGCCTGTTTGGGATTCGGATATTGTATTCTTAGACGCTCATCAGTTGGCCACTTGTTCCCGACACGGATATCTTCGAGTGTATGATACGCGTAAACAACGACGGCCAGTCTTGGAGTACGTCAATCCGAAAGAGCAAATTGCGTACGGCTGCGCAACCGTACACGAAAATACTTTGTTCGTCGGCAGTGCGTCTGGAATCGTGCGTGCGTTCGACACCAGAAAGATGAAGACAATTGTGCACACGTACAAAGGTTTTACGGGCAGTGTCACCGACATCGTAACGGACAACAGCGGAAAATATCTTTTCACCTCATGTCTGGATCGATTCGTTCGCGTTCATTCCGTTGAATCAACAGCTCTGCAGTATCAATGCTACGTAAAATCGAAGGCCACACAGATTCTAATGAGAACCCATGACGACCAGCCAGACTGCGTTATGTTGGAGGACTCAAATTCAAATGAAGCCGATGACAATCAGCAATCGGATGATGATAGTAATGATGAAACGGAATCGGAGGAATCAGGAAGTGATTCGGAGTATGAGGAAATGTTCCAACAAATGCAGACAGTCGA TGAGGAGAAGCAGGAACGGCCCAACAAGAAGAGGAAAACACAAGAATCGATTAAGAATAGCAAAATTTccaagaagaagaaataa